From Bacillota bacterium, one genomic window encodes:
- a CDS encoding sigma-70 family RNA polymerase sigma factor, which produces MLGTDPGAWAKLYRQDPVQALELALQEQGDRVLRLVYLRLGDRRAAERVAEETFLHAARLGRAARTSCSLGAWLACLALGLSRSAVTRRGVQCRSGPHAAPTSEQRLLDEMRGLPCRSAELLLLHYWSGYSVEEIATVWGVHPATVRAGLTFSLSLLRRGLARSVRSGPGGPHGAGDENGFLQRDRSFEKERGVGVGPE; this is translated from the coding sequence TTGCTTGGGACCGACCCGGGGGCGTGGGCGAAGCTGTACCGCCAGGACCCCGTGCAGGCGCTGGAGCTGGCATTGCAGGAGCAGGGCGACCGCGTCCTGCGTCTGGTCTATCTCAGGCTCGGTGACCGGCGGGCGGCCGAGCGGGTTGCGGAGGAAACCTTTCTTCACGCTGCCAGGCTGGGGCGGGCAGCCAGGACCAGTTGTTCCCTCGGTGCCTGGCTGGCTTGCCTGGCTCTGGGGTTGTCCCGGTCAGCCGTGACAAGGAGAGGGGTGCAGTGCCGTTCTGGTCCTCACGCTGCCCCGACCAGCGAGCAACGCCTGCTCGACGAGATGCGCGGGCTTCCCTGCCGAAGCGCCGAACTGCTCCTGCTGCACTACTGGAGCGGCTACAGTGTGGAGGAGATTGCGACTGTTTGGGGTGTACATCCCGCCACCGTGCGGGCCGGGCTAACCTTCTCCCTCTCCTTGCTGAGAAGGGGCCTCGCCCGGTCTGTCAGGTCCGGCCCTGGCGGGCCCCACGGAGCGGGCGACGAGAACGGCT